AGGGGATCCATGGGCCCTATCCTGGCTCATCCCCGCGGTGCGCGCGGACGGTGCTCACCGGCCGGAGCGCCCCCGGGCCGGTGCGTCAGCGAAGGTCGAGAGCGACGGTGACGTAGGAGTGTGCCGGCAGGTCGACCTCCAGCCCGCGGGGGTGCGCCCGCACCCCGGCGTGCGGCGCCGGCGCGACCGTGGACGGCGCCTCTGCGGTGTTGTGGGCGTTCAGGGCCGGCGCCGTCAGCACGTGGGCCGTGTGCCCGACGACGTCGCGGCCGCGCAGGTCGAGGACGATCGTGCGCGCGGCGTCGGCGTCGAGGTTGGACAGCGACACGAGCGCGGTGTCGTCCTTGGTGGACGCCGACGCCGACACCATCGGCAGGCTCCGGCCGTCGACGTCGCGGGTCTCGACGTCGCGCAGGTGCACGGCCAGCGAGGCGGCGTCGTGGTGGCCGGTGTTCATCGCGAACACGTGGTACGTCGGCGTGAGCACCAGGGCGCCGGAGTCCGGGTCGGTGAGGATCATCGCCTGGAGCACGTTGACCGTCTGGGCGATGTTCGCCATCACCACCCGATCGGCGTGGGTGTGGAACGCGTCGAGGTGCACCGACGCGACGAGCGCGTCACGCAGCGTGTTCTGCTGGTACAGGAACCCCGGGTTCGTGCCCGGCTCCACGTTCCACCAGGTGCCCCACTCGTCGACCACGAGACCCACCTTGCGGTGCGGGTCGTACCGGTCCATCACGGTCGAGTGCCGGGTGAGGAGCTCGTCGACGTACCGGGCGCGCGAGAGGGTCAGGTACCACTCGTCGGTGGTGAACTCCGTCGCGCTGCCCTTGTCCGACCAGGGGCCGCTCATCGTGTAGTAGTGCAGCGACACGGCCTGGAACGGGCCCGCCGGTGCGGCCGGGTCCTGGGCGAGGTCGTCGAACGACCGCATCAGCACCTCGGTCCAGTGGTAGTCCGCGTCCGACGCGCCGGCCGCGATCCGGTAGAGCGCGTTGCCGCCCTGGTCGCGCGCATAGGTGGCGTACTGGCGGGCCATCGAGGCGAACTGCTCGACGCGCAGGTTCCCGCCGCACCCCCACGCCTCGTTCCCCAACCCCCAGAACGGCACCCGCCACGGCTCGTCCCGGCCGTTCGCCCGCCGCAGCGCCGCCATGGGCGAGTCGTCCGCCCGCGTCAGGTACTCGACCCAGTCGGACATCTCCGCCACGGTGCCCGACCCGATGTTTCCCGAGACGTACGGGTCGGCACCCAGCAGATCGCACAGGTCCATGAACTCGTGCGTACCGAACGCGTTGTCCTCCACGACGTCGCCCCAGTGGCTGTTGACCATCCGAGGCCGCTGGTCGCGCGGGCCGATCCCGTCCCGCCAGTGGTAGTCGTCCGCGAAGCAGCCGCCGGGCCAGCGCAGGTTAGGGATGTGCAGCGCCCGCAGGGCCTCGACGACGTCGGCGCGGATGCCCCGCACGTTCGGGACCGGCGAGTCCTCCCCCACCCAGAACCCGCCGTAGATGCAGCGGCCCAGGTGCTCGGCGAAGTGGCCGTAGACATGACGCGAGATCGTCGGACCGGGCAGGTCGAGGTCGATCACGGCGGTGGTGGTGGTCACAGAGGTGCCTCTCATCGGGGGGTCAGGGTCTCGTGGAGCCCCGCACCACCAGGTCGACGGGCACCACGATGTGCTCCGCGGGGGCGGCGCCGTCGGCCATCCGCCGGTGCAGGAGCCGGACGGCGTGCTGCGCGACGCCCTGGTGGTTGGGGTCGATCGAGGTGATGCCGGGCGGGACGAAGCGTGAGACGTCGAGGTTGTCGAACCCGGCCAGCTGGACGTCCTCGGGCACGCGCAGGCGGTGGTCCGCGAGCGCCGCGACGGCGCCGAGCGCGATGACGTCGGTGGCGGCGAAGACGGCGTCGAACTCCAGGCCGGCCGCGATGGCTCCCTCCAGGGCCGCACGAGCGGCCTGCGAGGAGTACGTCGCGATGGGGACCACGAGCCGCTCGTCGACGGGTAGGCCGGCCTGCTCATGGGCGAGCTCCCAGCCGACGCGCCGGTCGGAGTTCATGGTGTGCCCTCGCTCCAGGGTGCAGCCGAGGGCGACGATGCGCCGGGAGCCGCGCTCGATCATGTGCGCGGTGGCGAGCCGGGCACCCTCCTCGTTCGCGAGGCGCACGTGATCGAACCGGTCGGGTGCGTCGCGTTCGCCGAGCAGGACGATGGGCTTGGAGGTGCGGACCCGCTCGAGCTGCTGACGGTCGAGGCTCGCGACGGAGAGCAGCACGCCGTCGTAGAGCTGGAGCCGCGCGATGGAGAGGGACTCCATCTCCTGCTCGGGGCTTGCGCTCGTGCGTTCGAGGACGAGGTGGCGCCCTTCGGCCTCGATGAGCGGGGCGATCTCGTCGGCGACCTCGCCGAAGTAGTCGTGGAAGCTCGGGACGATGAGCGCGACGGTGTCGGTGCGGCCGGCACTCAGGTGGCGTGCGGTGAGGTTCACCTCGTAGCCGAGCGACTCCGCAGCGGCCAGGACCCGGGCGCGGGTGGCCGCGGCGACGGGTCGGCGCTGGTTGAGGACGTTCGACACGGTCATCGCGGAGACGCCTGCTTCGCGGGCGACGTCCGCCATCCTCACCATGAACGCCCATCCTTCCACGACATCGTGCCGGCCCAGGCGCGCACTCCCGCCCGGACGGGGGACCGATCACGCGGCGAAGCGCGGTCAGTATAGCGATACAACGCTGGCCGACAAGGGCCAGCCGCCCAGGGATTCAGGTCGAGCGCGCGAGGGCTTGACGCCCTGCGCCAGTAGCCCTAGTTTATCGCTACAACCCCGCCGGGTGGAGGCAGTGGTGCCGCCGCGCCGGCTCGGATTACGAATTGGTTACGAACCGATCAGGAAATTGTTCGCGATCGATTCCAGAGGCTACGGTCCGTGCCAACGCCCCCGCAGGGAAATCGTTTTCGCTCGATGGAGAGGGAATTTGTGATTACCACACGTACGAACAAGAAGCTGTCAGCCCTGGCCCTGGCTGCAGCAGTCTCGGTGGGCCTTGTCGGATGCACCTCTCAGGGCGCCGCCGAGGAGATCCCTCCGGAGAACGTCGTCATCCCCGAGGGTGAGCTCGCCGACCAGTCGGGAACGCTGACCCCCAGCAACCCCACGACGCTCACGGCGTGGATCACGGCCGCCTCGCAGGCCCCGGCCCCCGACAACAAGATCGCCCAGCTGATCAAGGAGCAGCTGGGCGTCACCCTGGAGTACGAGATCGTCACTCCGGACAACGTCGACCAGAAGATCGGTGTCATGCTCGCGGGCGGCGAGTTCCCCGACCTCGTCGGCACCACCGACCTGAAGATGCGCCTCCTGGAGGGCGGCGCTCTCCTGCCCCTGGACGACATGCTGGCCACCGGGGACTACCCCAACATCGCCACGCACGTCGAGGACGACATCAAGAAGATGAGCTACTCGGGTTCCGAGGTGGACCCGGGCCTGTACATCATCCCGAACTACAACCGCTTCTACGGCGAGGTCACGGGCGGCACCTACTACGGTCCCGCGTTCTGGATCCAGAAGCGTGTGCTCGAGGACGCCGGCTACCCGGACCTCGAGAACATGACGATCGAGCGCTATTTCAAGCTCATCGAGAACTTCAAGGCGAAGCACCCCGAGACCAACGGCATCCCGACCGTCGGATTCGAGCTTCTGGCGTCCGTGGGCCGTGAGTGGGGCATGACCAACCCGCCGGCGCTGCTGGCAGGCTCCCCGAACAACGGTGGCGTGATCGTCGACGAGGACGGCAACGCGGAGATCTACGCCAACAAGGACATCGCGAAGGACTTCTACCAGGTCCTCAACGAGAAGTACGACGAGGGTCTCGTCGACCGCGAGTCCTTCACCCTGACGTTCGACCAGTACACCGCGAAGCTGGCCACCGGCGCCATCCTCGGGATGCACGACCAGGGGTGGAACTTCCAGACCGCCACCGACTCGCTGAGGAGCGCCGGCAACGACGAGTACACCTACGTGCCCCTCATGCCCGTCTACGACGGCGTGGAGCCCTGGTACGCCGACCGCGACGTCATGAACACCAACCAGGGGTTCGGCATCTCCACCTCCAGCGAGCAGCCGGAGAAGGCACTGAAGTTCCTCGACATCATGCTCAGCGAGCCCTGGCAGAAGGTGCTCTCCTGGGGCATCGAGGGCGAGGACTACGAGGTCGGCGACGACGGCATCTTCTACCGCACGGAAGAGCAGCGGGCCAACGCCCGCGACATCACCTGGCGTGCCTCCAACCGTCTCGAGGCGCTGCTCGAGGTGCTGCCCAAGCACCAGGGCCAGTTCTCCGACGGCAACGCCTACGGCCCCGACGACCAACCCACCGAGTTCTTCGAGACGCTGACCGACTACGACCGCGGCTTCATGGAGCAGTACGGCAAGAAGACGTGGCGCCAGTTCGTGAACGAGCCGCCGGAGAACCCCACGTACTACCCGGCGTGGAACATCGGGCTCGATGACGACGCCAACCAGGTCAACCAGCAGCTGACCGACGCCAACGTGCAGCACCTGCCGAAGATCATCGCCGGCGACCCCGCCGACTTCGAGGCCAACTGGCAGGCCTACCTCGGCACCATCGACCGCATCGACGTCGGGGTGTACGAGGACGCCATCAACGCTGGCATCCAGGACCGTCTGGCCAACTGGTAACAGTCCGCGAGCCGTCGTGGTGGGGGGCGCGCGCGCCCCCCACCACGACGCGGTCTCGCTTACCACCCACTGCTCCTGACGACGAGGTTGGACAGATGACGGACGCCACGGTCAGCACGCTTGTGACCGCCACCGGGCCCGAACCGGCCCTGGGGGCCGCGAGCAGCTCGCGTGCCCCGAACCGCAAGTCCCGGAAGAAGAACGCAGCGAAGGATCCCCGGCGCAAGATCACCTGGGACAGGGTCTGGGCGCAGCGAGCCCTGCTCGCGATGGCCGTCCCGCTGCTGCTGTACCAGATCCTGTTCAAGTACGTCCCGGCCTACGGCTGGGCGATCGCCTTCCAGGACTACAAGCCGGGGCGCGGCAGCATCTGGGACCAGGAGTGGGTCGGCTTCGAGAACTTCGTCAACCTGTTCACCGGTGTCAACGGTGAACGGTTCGCCCGGGTCGTGGTCAACACGCTGGGACAGTCGATCCTGACCCTGATCGTCGGGACCCTCGGGGCGATCATCCTGGCGCTGCTGCTGAACGAGGTCAAGAACCAGCCGTTCAAGCGGATCATGCAGAACATCACCTACATGCCCCACTTCCTCAGCTGGGTGATCGTGGCGAGCCTGGCGTCGGTGGCGCTGTCGCTACCCTCGTCCGGCGGGTTCATCAACCAAGCCCTCATGGGCCTGAACATCGTCGACGAACCGGTCCTGTTCCTGACCGAGTCGAACTACTTCTGGGGAATCGTCGCCGGGACGAACCTGTGGAAGGAGCTGGGCTGGAACACGATCCTCTACCTGGCCGCGATCACCGCCATCGACCCGACCCTGTACGAGGCCGCCGAGGTCGACGGAGCGGGCCGCTATCGCAAGATGTTCAACATCACGCTCCCGGGGATCAGGCCCACGATCGTCGTGCTGCTCATCATCAACAGCGGCTGGATCCTCTCCACGAACTTCGAGCTGCCGTACTTCCTCGGCAACGGCCTGGTCTCCGAGAGGGCCGAGACCATCGACGTCTTCGTGCTGCGGTACGGCTACGAGCTGGGCAACTACAGCCTCGCCGTCGTCGCGGGCATCTTCAAGACCATCGTCGCCATCATTCTGGTGGGCTCCGCGAACCTAGCGGCCAAGCGCCTCAACCAAGAGTCGCTGGTCTAGGAGGACCTCATGTCAAGCACCCTTGCTGCGAAGCCTCTGACGCGGCACACGTCACGAGGCAGGTCGCCCCGTCGGCAGTGGACGATCGAGCGGATCGTCTTCACCACGCTCAACACGACCTTCCTGGTGGCCCTCTCGGCACTCATGGTCTACCCGCTGCTCAACACGCTCGCCATCTCCCTCAACGACGGCATGGACGCCGTCCGTGGTGGGATCGGCATCTGGCCTCGCGCGTTCTCGCTGCAGAACTACGAGGTCGTGTTCAACATGCACACGATCTACCAGGCCTTCTTCATGAGCGTCCTGAAGACGGTCGTGGTGGTGGCGACAAACCTGCTGTTCACCTCGATGCTCGCCTACGCGCTCAGCCGCAACGAGTTCATCTTCCGCCGCCCGATCACCCTGATCTTCGTGCTGACGATGTACTTCGACGCCGGACTGATCCCCAACTACCTGCTCATCAAGGACCTGGGCCTGCTGAACAGCTTCCACGTCTACTGGGTGCCCACGATCATCAGCGCGTTCAACCTGATCCTCCTGCGCACGTACATGAAGTCGATCCCCGAGGAGATCATCGAGTCGGCACGGATCGACGGCGCGGGCGAGTTCCGCACGTGGTGGCAGATCGTGATGCCGCTGTGCAAGCCCACGCTGGCCGTGGTGGGTCTGTTCGTGGCCGTGGGCAGCTGGAACGCCTGGCTGGACACCCTGCTGTACAACTCTGGCGCGCAGTGGTTGTCCACCCTGCAGTACGAGCTGCAGAAGCTGCTGTCGAGCTCGATGAACGCCGGCACGAACTCCGGGGGCATGGCGGGCAGTGCGGCCTCCGTAGCACAGGGCGGGCAGGTCACCACACCGATCGCGCTGCGGTCGGCGATCACCATCGTGGCGGCCGTCCCCATCCTGTTCGTCTACCCGTTCCTGCAGAAGCACTTCGTGTCCGGTCTCATGATCGGCTCCGTGAAGGGCTGATGGCGTCGGCCCTCGCTCGCTGCGGGGGCCGACCCGCCGTCAGGACCCACGTCTCTGCACACTGAGAGGCCCCGACCATCTTCCGTTTCAATCCCACCTCCCGACTGTGGCGCATCCTGGACTCGCTCGGCTCCGTCATCGTGATCACCCTGTTCTGGCTCCTGAGCCTCGCCCTGGTCGTGACGGCGGGGGCAGGGACAGTGGTCGCTTATGAGGTCTGCCGCCGGCACGTCCTGGGCAAGGACGCGGACCTCTGGGCCGTCGCCACCAAGGCCTGGCGGCAGAGCTGGAGGCAGGCGACCCTCATCGGCCTGCTGGCCGTCCCGGTCGCGGCCGTCGGCATCCTCACGATCTCCTACCTGCCCACTCTCGGACTGGCCGAGGTCGTGGTGCCGCTCGTCGTCGTCGGACTGTTCCTCGTGCTCCTGGTCTTCTGGTGCCTCCCCCTCGCGGCCCGCTTCACCAACCCCACCTGGCGCCAGGTACGCAACGGGTTCACGTTGGGGCTGACGACGCCCAGCCTGACGTTCCTGCTCGGCATCGCCCTGGTCCTCGGGGGCGTCGCCGTGTGGAACTTCATGCCGGCGGTGTTCGTCGCACCCGGCCTGATCCTCCTGTGGTGGTGCTACCTGCTCGAGCGGTTCTTCGTCGCCCGGGGGTACGTGCGACGGGAGCCGGAGGAGACGGAGGTCTGACGACATGCACGACAGGGAACGGGCAGGGCAGGAACGATGACAGCACCGGACAGACGCGAGCGCCCCGTGATACGGGCTCTCGTCCCCGAGATGGAGGCGCGCCGGCATCTCGTGGCGCCGTACCTGACGTACGGGGAGATCCCGGCAGACAGCGAGGCCCGCTGGAAGGCGCCGTACGGCCCACCCGAGCAGTGGGACCTCGACGTCATCGACACCATCGTCCCCGGACCGCACGGCAGCATCCCGGTGCGCGTCTACCAGCCCCGCACGGCGCCGCCCGCAGACGGCCGCCCCGGCCTGGTGTGGATGCACGGCGGAGCGTTCTCGTTCGGGGACCTC
The Xylanimonas cellulosilytica DSM 15894 DNA segment above includes these coding regions:
- a CDS encoding alpha-N-arabinofuranosidase: MRGTSVTTTTAVIDLDLPGPTISRHVYGHFAEHLGRCIYGGFWVGEDSPVPNVRGIRADVVEALRALHIPNLRWPGGCFADDYHWRDGIGPRDQRPRMVNSHWGDVVEDNAFGTHEFMDLCDLLGADPYVSGNIGSGTVAEMSDWVEYLTRADDSPMAALRRANGRDEPWRVPFWGLGNEAWGCGGNLRVEQFASMARQYATYARDQGGNALYRIAAGASDADYHWTEVLMRSFDDLAQDPAAPAGPFQAVSLHYYTMSGPWSDKGSATEFTTDEWYLTLSRARYVDELLTRHSTVMDRYDPHRKVGLVVDEWGTWWNVEPGTNPGFLYQQNTLRDALVASVHLDAFHTHADRVVMANIAQTVNVLQAMILTDPDSGALVLTPTYHVFAMNTGHHDAASLAVHLRDVETRDVDGRSLPMVSASASTKDDTALVSLSNLDADAARTIVLDLRGRDVVGHTAHVLTAPALNAHNTAEAPSTVAPAPHAGVRAHPRGLEVDLPAHSYVTVALDLR
- a CDS encoding LacI family DNA-binding transcriptional regulator, which codes for MVRMADVAREAGVSAMTVSNVLNQRRPVAAATRARVLAAAESLGYEVNLTARHLSAGRTDTVALIVPSFHDYFGEVADEIAPLIEAEGRHLVLERTSASPEQEMESLSIARLQLYDGVLLSVASLDRQQLERVRTSKPIVLLGERDAPDRFDHVRLANEEGARLATAHMIERGSRRIVALGCTLERGHTMNSDRRVGWELAHEQAGLPVDERLVVPIATYSSQAARAALEGAIAAGLEFDAVFAATDVIALGAVAALADHRLRVPEDVQLAGFDNLDVSRFVPPGITSIDPNHQGVAQHAVRLLHRRMADGAAPAEHIVVPVDLVVRGSTRP
- a CDS encoding extracellular solute-binding protein encodes the protein MITTRTNKKLSALALAAAVSVGLVGCTSQGAAEEIPPENVVIPEGELADQSGTLTPSNPTTLTAWITAASQAPAPDNKIAQLIKEQLGVTLEYEIVTPDNVDQKIGVMLAGGEFPDLVGTTDLKMRLLEGGALLPLDDMLATGDYPNIATHVEDDIKKMSYSGSEVDPGLYIIPNYNRFYGEVTGGTYYGPAFWIQKRVLEDAGYPDLENMTIERYFKLIENFKAKHPETNGIPTVGFELLASVGREWGMTNPPALLAGSPNNGGVIVDEDGNAEIYANKDIAKDFYQVLNEKYDEGLVDRESFTLTFDQYTAKLATGAILGMHDQGWNFQTATDSLRSAGNDEYTYVPLMPVYDGVEPWYADRDVMNTNQGFGISTSSEQPEKALKFLDIMLSEPWQKVLSWGIEGEDYEVGDDGIFYRTEEQRANARDITWRASNRLEALLEVLPKHQGQFSDGNAYGPDDQPTEFFETLTDYDRGFMEQYGKKTWRQFVNEPPENPTYYPAWNIGLDDDANQVNQQLTDANVQHLPKIIAGDPADFEANWQAYLGTIDRIDVGVYEDAINAGIQDRLANW
- a CDS encoding ABC transporter permease, with protein sequence MTDATVSTLVTATGPEPALGAASSSRAPNRKSRKKNAAKDPRRKITWDRVWAQRALLAMAVPLLLYQILFKYVPAYGWAIAFQDYKPGRGSIWDQEWVGFENFVNLFTGVNGERFARVVVNTLGQSILTLIVGTLGAIILALLLNEVKNQPFKRIMQNITYMPHFLSWVIVASLASVALSLPSSGGFINQALMGLNIVDEPVLFLTESNYFWGIVAGTNLWKELGWNTILYLAAITAIDPTLYEAAEVDGAGRYRKMFNITLPGIRPTIVVLLIINSGWILSTNFELPYFLGNGLVSERAETIDVFVLRYGYELGNYSLAVVAGIFKTIVAIILVGSANLAAKRLNQESLV
- a CDS encoding carbohydrate ABC transporter permease; its protein translation is MSSTLAAKPLTRHTSRGRSPRRQWTIERIVFTTLNTTFLVALSALMVYPLLNTLAISLNDGMDAVRGGIGIWPRAFSLQNYEVVFNMHTIYQAFFMSVLKTVVVVATNLLFTSMLAYALSRNEFIFRRPITLIFVLTMYFDAGLIPNYLLIKDLGLLNSFHVYWVPTIISAFNLILLRTYMKSIPEEIIESARIDGAGEFRTWWQIVMPLCKPTLAVVGLFVAVGSWNAWLDTLLYNSGAQWLSTLQYELQKLLSSSMNAGTNSGGMAGSAASVAQGGQVTTPIALRSAITIVAAVPILFVYPFLQKHFVSGLMIGSVKG
- a CDS encoding DUF624 domain-containing protein — translated: MITLFWLLSLALVVTAGAGTVVAYEVCRRHVLGKDADLWAVATKAWRQSWRQATLIGLLAVPVAAVGILTISYLPTLGLAEVVVPLVVVGLFLVLLVFWCLPLAARFTNPTWRQVRNGFTLGLTTPSLTFLLGIALVLGGVAVWNFMPAVFVAPGLILLWWCYLLERFFVARGYVRREPEETEV